Proteins encoded in a region of the Bradyrhizobium sp. CB3481 genome:
- a CDS encoding bifunctional metallophosphatase/5'-nucleotidase: MKRPFRLLLAFAITLALAAPSRAQPPAPVDVRMLAINDFHGYLRPFPGGITITDPEDKTKKITVPAGGAEHMATLLRELRDGHRNTIFVAAGDLIGASPFLSAMFHDEPTVEALSMMGLNISSVGNHEFDEGKDELLRMQNGGCHPVDKCQGPHPFTGAKYRYLAASTFEKATGKTVFPAYDIRAFDGIPVAFIGLTLKGTPNLVSPVGIAGLEFRDEAETVNALIPELKARGVEAIVVLIHEGGLPTGDYNDCPGISGPIVDIVKKFDKAVDVVVSGHTHRAYVCEIDGRLVTSGDKYGTLVTAIDLKLDPVTRDIISAKADNNIVRTATLAKDPEQTALLEAYDKLAAPIANRPAGSVSATLSRVPNAAGESPLGDIIADAQLAATSAADKGGAVIAFTNPGGVRTDITRKEDGAVTYADLFASQPFRNQLVTLTLTGRQIKDMLEQQWLDPKRPRILQVSRGFSYAWDNGRPDGERVLAERMSLNGQPIDPAASYRVTVNNFLSVGGDGFTVLTQGTAPLIGVYDTDALHAYFQANSPVGPTAADRIVRTN; encoded by the coding sequence ATGAAACGTCCATTCCGTCTCCTCCTCGCATTCGCGATCACACTCGCGCTTGCCGCGCCTTCCCGCGCACAACCACCCGCGCCGGTGGACGTGCGTATGCTCGCGATCAACGATTTTCACGGCTACCTCCGCCCGTTCCCGGGCGGGATCACGATCACAGATCCCGAGGACAAGACCAAGAAGATCACGGTGCCCGCCGGCGGCGCCGAGCATATGGCGACGCTGCTGCGCGAGCTTCGCGACGGGCACAGGAACACGATCTTCGTCGCGGCCGGCGACCTGATCGGCGCCAGCCCGTTCCTGTCGGCGATGTTCCATGACGAGCCGACGGTCGAGGCGTTGTCGATGATGGGCTTGAATATTTCCTCTGTCGGCAACCACGAATTCGATGAGGGCAAGGACGAGCTGCTACGGATGCAGAATGGCGGCTGCCATCCGGTCGACAAGTGCCAGGGACCGCATCCGTTCACCGGCGCGAAATACCGCTACCTCGCCGCCAGCACGTTCGAGAAGGCGACCGGCAAGACGGTGTTTCCCGCCTACGACATCAGGGCGTTCGACGGCATCCCGGTTGCCTTCATCGGCCTGACGCTGAAGGGGACGCCGAACCTTGTCTCTCCGGTCGGCATTGCCGGCCTCGAATTCCGCGACGAGGCCGAGACGGTCAACGCGCTAATCCCCGAATTGAAGGCCCGCGGTGTCGAGGCCATCGTCGTGCTAATCCACGAAGGCGGACTACCGACCGGCGATTACAACGACTGCCCCGGCATCTCCGGGCCGATCGTCGACATCGTGAAGAAGTTTGACAAGGCGGTGGACGTCGTCGTCTCCGGCCACACCCACCGCGCCTATGTCTGCGAAATCGACGGCCGGCTCGTCACCTCAGGCGACAAATACGGCACGCTGGTCACCGCCATCGACCTTAAGCTCGATCCTGTCACGCGCGACATCATCAGCGCCAAGGCCGATAACAACATCGTGCGCACGGCCACGCTGGCAAAGGACCCCGAGCAGACCGCGCTGCTGGAGGCCTATGACAAGCTTGCCGCGCCGATCGCCAACCGCCCGGCGGGATCGGTGAGCGCAACGCTATCGCGCGTGCCGAACGCCGCCGGCGAAAGCCCGCTCGGCGACATCATCGCCGACGCACAGCTCGCTGCGACCAGCGCTGCGGACAAAGGCGGCGCGGTCATCGCCTTCACCAATCCCGGCGGCGTGCGCACCGACATCACGCGCAAGGAGGACGGCGCCGTAACCTATGCCGATCTGTTCGCCAGCCAGCCGTTCCGCAATCAGCTGGTGACGCTGACGCTGACGGGCAGGCAGATCAAGGACATGCTGGAGCAGCAATGGCTCGATCCGAAGCGGCCGCGGATATTGCAGGTATCGAGGGGTTTTTCCTATGCGTGGGACAATGGCCGACCTGACGGCGAACGCGTACTCGCGGAGCGGATGTCGCTGAACGGGCAGCCGATCGATCCCGCCGCGAGCTATCGCGTCACCGTCAACAATTTCCTATCCGTCGGCGGCGATGGCTTCACCGTGCTCACACAGGGAACCGCGCCGCTGATCGGCGTCTACGATACCGACGCACTGCACGCCTATTTCCAGGCCAACAGCCCGGTGGGACCCACCGCTGCTGATCGCATTGTCAGGACAAATTAG
- a CDS encoding histone deacetylase family protein, with protein MTLLLTHTACLDHVTPPGHPERPDRLRAVAEVLGEERFKPLVRGEAPEGSLDSVTLCHGEHYVGELRHIAPQSGMIYIDGDTSMSPGTWEAVMRGVGGAVAATDAVMSGTHPNAFVAVRPPGHHAEVSKPMGFCFFDNVAIAARHAQRKYGIGRVAIVDFDVHHGNGTQDIFWHDPTVMYCSTHQMPLFPGTGASGERGEHDTIVNAPLASEDGSAKFRSAFENLILPQLQKFSPELLIISAGFDAHYRDPLASLNLKADDFGWVTRKVMDVAETSSGGRVVSVLEGGYDLQGLKESVAAHVTALMGA; from the coding sequence ATGACGCTGCTGCTGACCCATACCGCCTGTCTCGACCATGTCACGCCGCCGGGGCACCCCGAGCGTCCCGACCGGCTGCGCGCGGTGGCCGAGGTACTTGGGGAGGAGCGTTTCAAGCCGCTGGTGCGCGGCGAAGCTCCGGAAGGCAGCCTTGATTCCGTCACGCTGTGCCATGGCGAGCATTATGTCGGCGAACTCCGTCACATCGCGCCGCAGAGCGGGATGATCTATATCGACGGCGACACCTCGATGTCGCCCGGCACCTGGGAAGCGGTGATGCGAGGCGTCGGCGGCGCGGTGGCGGCGACCGACGCGGTGATGTCTGGCACCCACCCAAATGCCTTCGTCGCGGTGCGTCCGCCCGGTCATCATGCAGAGGTCTCGAAGCCGATGGGCTTCTGTTTCTTCGACAATGTCGCGATTGCCGCCCGTCACGCGCAGCGCAAATACGGCATTGGCCGGGTCGCAATCGTCGATTTCGACGTCCATCACGGCAACGGCACGCAGGATATCTTCTGGCATGATCCGACCGTGATGTACTGCTCGACGCACCAGATGCCGCTGTTTCCGGGCACCGGCGCCAGCGGCGAACGTGGCGAGCACGACACCATCGTCAATGCGCCGCTGGCCTCCGAGGACGGCAGCGCCAAGTTCCGCTCGGCGTTTGAAAATCTGATCCTGCCGCAATTGCAGAAATTCTCGCCGGAACTCCTCATCATCTCTGCCGGCTTCGACGCGCATTACCGCGACCCGCTCGCCTCGCTCAACCTGAAGGCGGATGATTTCGGCTGGGTCACGCGCAAGGTTATGGATGTGGCCGAGACCAGCTCGGGGGGACGGGTTGTCTCCGTGTTGGAGGGCGGCTACGACCTGCAGGGGCTGAAAGAATCGGTTGCAGCCCATGTCACCGCGTTGATGGGCGCATAA
- a CDS encoding exodeoxyribonuclease VII small subunit has protein sequence MAENTQADVKKLSFERAMEELESIVTRLEGGKVPLEESVAIYERGEALKRRCEELLRQAEARVDKITTDASGQATGTEPLDVQ, from the coding sequence ATGGCCGAAAATACCCAGGCGGACGTCAAGAAGCTCTCCTTCGAACGCGCGATGGAGGAGCTTGAATCCATTGTGACCCGGCTCGAGGGCGGCAAGGTGCCGCTTGAGGAATCGGTTGCGATCTATGAGCGCGGCGAGGCGCTGAAGCGGCGCTGCGAAGAACTGTTGCGGCAGGCCGAGGCCCGCGTCGACAAGATCACCACCGATGCGAGCGGCCAAGCGACGGGGACCGAGCCGCTCGACGTGCAGTAA
- the dxs gene encoding 1-deoxy-D-xylulose-5-phosphate synthase, protein MQNWNIAVTTYSKTPLLDTIRTPDDLRKLKIEQVRQVADELRQETIDAVSVTGGHFGAGLGVVELTTAIHYIFDTPRDRLIWDVGHQAYPHKILTGRRDRIRTLRTGGGLSGFTKRTESDYDPFGAAHSSTSISAGLGMAVARDLSGGKNNVIAVIGDGAMSAGMAYEAMNNAGAMNSRLIVILNDNDMSIAPPVGAMSAYLSRLYSGKTYRTLRDAAKQINKRLPKILANRANRVEEYSRGFMMDGGTLFEELGFYYVGPIDGHNLDHLLPVLKNVRDMETGPILVHVVTQKGKGYGPAEASADKYHAVVKFDVATGAQAKAKPNAPAYQNVFGQSLVKEAEKDDKIVAITAAMPSGTGVDIFNKSFPNRTFDVGIAEQHAVTFAAGLATEGYKPFCAIYSTFLQRGYDQVVHDVAIQSLPVRFAIDRAGLVGADGATHAGSFDNAYLGCLPNFVIMAASDEAELVHMVATQVAINDRPSAVRYPRGEGRGVEMPEVGIPLEIGKGRIVRQGNKVALFSFGTRLAECEKAADELAAHGLSTTIADARFMKPLDVDLLLKLARDHEVLLTIEEGAIGGFGSHVMQTLSDHGMLDGGLRMRSMILPDEFLDHDSPNAMYARAGLDAKGIVAKVFDALGKDYKTESVKLA, encoded by the coding sequence ATGCAAAATTGGAATATCGCTGTGACCACATATAGTAAAACGCCGCTTCTCGACACCATTCGCACGCCCGACGACCTTCGCAAGCTCAAAATCGAGCAGGTGCGGCAGGTCGCCGACGAACTCCGCCAGGAAACCATCGACGCCGTGTCGGTGACCGGCGGCCACTTCGGCGCCGGCCTCGGCGTCGTCGAACTGACCACCGCGATCCACTACATCTTCGATACGCCCCGCGACCGCCTGATCTGGGACGTCGGCCACCAGGCCTATCCGCACAAGATCCTGACCGGCCGCCGCGACCGCATCCGCACGCTGCGCACCGGCGGCGGCCTCTCCGGCTTCACCAAGCGCACCGAGAGCGATTACGACCCGTTCGGCGCCGCGCACTCCTCGACCTCGATCTCCGCCGGCCTCGGCATGGCCGTGGCGCGCGACCTCTCCGGCGGCAAGAACAATGTGATCGCCGTGATCGGCGACGGCGCGATGTCGGCCGGCATGGCCTATGAAGCCATGAACAACGCAGGCGCGATGAATTCGCGGCTGATCGTCATCCTCAACGACAACGACATGTCGATTGCGCCGCCGGTCGGCGCGATGAGCGCCTATCTCTCCCGCCTCTACTCCGGCAAGACCTACCGCACGCTGCGCGACGCGGCCAAGCAGATCAACAAGCGCCTGCCGAAGATTCTCGCCAACCGCGCCAACCGCGTCGAGGAATACTCCCGCGGCTTCATGATGGACGGCGGCACGCTGTTCGAGGAACTCGGCTTTTATTATGTCGGCCCGATCGACGGCCATAACCTCGACCATCTGCTTCCGGTGCTCAAGAACGTCCGCGACATGGAAACCGGCCCGATCCTGGTCCATGTCGTGACGCAGAAGGGCAAGGGCTACGGCCCGGCGGAAGCCTCCGCCGACAAGTACCATGCGGTCGTCAAGTTCGACGTCGCCACCGGTGCCCAGGCCAAGGCCAAGCCCAACGCGCCCGCCTACCAGAACGTGTTCGGCCAGAGCCTCGTCAAGGAAGCCGAGAAGGACGACAAGATCGTCGCCATCACCGCGGCGATGCCGTCCGGCACCGGCGTCGACATCTTCAACAAGTCGTTCCCCAACCGCACCTTCGACGTCGGCATCGCCGAGCAGCATGCGGTGACGTTCGCCGCCGGCCTCGCCACTGAAGGCTACAAGCCGTTCTGCGCGATCTATTCGACCTTCCTGCAACGCGGCTATGACCAGGTGGTCCATGACGTCGCGATCCAGAGCCTGCCGGTCCGCTTCGCGATCGACCGCGCCGGCCTGGTCGGCGCCGACGGCGCGACTCATGCCGGCTCGTTCGACAACGCCTATCTCGGCTGTCTGCCGAACTTCGTCATCATGGCGGCTTCCGACGAGGCCGAGCTGGTCCACATGGTCGCGACGCAGGTTGCGATCAATGACCGGCCGAGCGCGGTGCGCTATCCGCGCGGCGAAGGCCGCGGCGTCGAGATGCCCGAGGTCGGCATTCCCCTCGAGATCGGCAAGGGCCGCATCGTCCGCCAGGGCAACAAGGTCGCCCTGTTCTCCTTCGGCACCCGCTTGGCCGAATGCGAGAAAGCCGCGGATGAACTGGCCGCCCATGGCCTCTCCACCACCATCGCGGATGCCCGCTTCATGAAGCCGCTCGACGTCGATCTGCTGCTCAAGCTGGCGCGCGACCATGAGGTCCTGCTCACCATCGAGGAAGGCGCGATCGGCGGCTTCGGCTCGCACGTCATGCAGACGCTGTCCGACCACGGCATGCTCGATGGCGGCTTGCGGATGCGCTCGATGATTCTTCCCGACGAGTTCCTCGACCACGATTCGCCGAACGCGATGTATGCCCGCGCCGGCCTCGACGCCAAGGGCATTGTCGCCAAGGTGTTCGATGCGCTCGGCAAGGACTACAAGACCGAGTCGGTCAAGCTCGCTTAG